Genomic DNA from Desulfuromonas versatilis:
GCTGGGCCTCGGCCTTGCCGCCGAGGTGGAGGTCCTGGTTCATCAGGGGGACCTCCTGCTCGAGTCGGGTGAAAAACGGCAGCCGGGTATGCCAGCCGACCGTCTGCACAACCCGCCGCTCCCCGGAGAGGTCCTCCAGGATGACCGCGTAATTGCGCCGCACCTTGTAGATGGTCTTGGTGGCGTAGATCAGGGCCACCGCGTTGTAGAGCATGGCCCCCAGCAGCAACAGTAGAAACCCGCGCTTGAAGAAGGTCCTTACCCTGGCCCGCTGCAGCAGGCGAAAACGCTGTTCAGACTCCAATAGCCACCTCCCGAAAATCGCTGTCAAGAAAAGTATAACACCTTTTCTTAGATTCCAAGAAAAGAATTATCCAGCATTAGCGGCCACGAAGACTGACCAGGCAGCACCATGGCCGATCCATAAAAACCACCCTGGAATCTTTCCAAAACATTGTTTTCCTCAGTCCCGGTTGAAGGCTTTTTCAGCCTGTGCTAACGTGCAGTTCTCATTTTAACACACCGGGGAGACTATCTGGCTGCAAGGAGGGATCACCCATGTCCAGCAAGGTCCATTTCGCCGACATGCGCGCGGGGTCGCGCGAGAATCTGTTTGAGAAGCTGCGTCGGCTGGTCGATGCGGCGGGGATCATGCACGTGGTGGGCAAGGCCGACCTGACGGCGGTCAAGGTGCACTTCGGGGAAAAAGGGGGCCACGCTTACGTGCGCCCGGTGTTTCTGCGGCACATCGTCGAGCGGGTCAAGGAGCTGGGGGGCAAACCGTTCCTCACCGACAGCAACACCCTGTACCCGGGCGAGCGCAAGGAAGCCGTCTCGGCGCTGACCTGCGGCATCGAAAACGGCTTCGCCTACGCCGTTGCGGGAGCGCCACTGATCATGTGCGACGGGCTGCGCGGACACTCCTCCCGGCGGGTAAACCCGGGCGGGGAACTGCTGAAGAGCGTGGATATCGGTCTGGAGGTCCTCGAGGCCGATGCCCTGATTGCCGTTTCCCACTTCAAATGCCACGAACTGACGGGGTTCGGCGGGGCCATCAAGAATCTCGGCATGGGCTGCTCGAGCCGGGAGGGGAAACTGGAGCAGCACTCCACGGTGGCTCCGAAGGTCGCCGAAAGCTACTGCACGGCCTGCGCCGCCTGCCTCAAGGCCTGCGCCCACGACGCCATCCGCTTTGTCGAGGGCAAGGCCCGCATCGATGCCGAGAGCTGCGTCGGCTGCGGCCGCTGCATCACCATCTGCGAGGAGACCGCCATCAAGATCCAGTGGAATGCCGAGGCGCCGCTGGTCATGCGAAAAATGGCCGAATATGCCAAGGGTGCCCTTTACGGCAAAGGGGGCAAGGGGCTGTTCGTCAACTTCATCACCCAGGTCTCCCCCGCCTGTGACTGCTACGGCCATTCGGACGCCGCCATCGTCGCCGACATCGGCATTCTCGCCTCCAGCGACCCGGTGGCCCTGGACCAGGCCTGCGCCGACCTGGTCAACCAGGCCCAGGGTCTGCCGGGCACGGCGCTGCGCAGCGGTCTCGAGCCGGGCGGCGACAAGTTCCGCGGGGTCCATCCCGAGATCGACTGGGAAGTGACCCTCGAACACGCCGAAAAAATCGGCCTCGGCAGCCGCAGCTACGAACTGCTGAGATTGGAGCCGAAAAACAGCAAGGGGTGGTGAGCCCCGCCCCGGCGGAGCGGCGGCTCGGGGGGAGGATTCAGGGGCGGAACATCCTGGGCTTACGCTTTACCGCTCCCGCAGGCGCCCTTCCAGGCGGGCAAACATTCGGCTCCCCGACGGGCCCCGGAAGCCTCCCAGTCCCACCAGCTGCAGGTCGTCGTCAACCCGGCGAATGCCCACCACCCGGTAGGGCAGCAGGAAGCTCAGCGCCAGCCCCAGCATCAGCAGAATCGAGGCGCACCAGACCAGGGGCTCGCCGGGGTCCTTGGAGAACTGAAAACCGGCATACCAGAAGCCGAACTGGTCCTGGTCGAAGGCGGTCTGGTAAATGGCCACCCCGCGATGCACCAGCGGCCGGTTCACCTCGATCACCCCCTGCCTGACCACCTGCCCCCCCTCCAGGATCGACACCTCGCTGTGGGTCTGCCTGAGGACCGGATCGCGAAAGGCGGTTGGCACCACCACCAGGTCGAAGCCCGGGGGGCCGTCAAAGGATTGGCCCTCGGGGGTCGCCCGGTAAACGCCCCAGGGGACGCCGCTGCGAAGAATTTCCAGGGTCAGCTGCCGCTTGGCGATCTCGAACTGCTTCACCCCTGCCGAAAATCCCGGTTTTGGCAAGGGAACGACTTCGCCTTCGCGGGTGGTGATTTCCTCCAGCACATCTCCCTGCGCCGACGAAACCTGGAACTGCAGTTCCAGGGGATAGTAACGCGGCTCGAAGGCATCGAGGCGGAATTCGAAACCCAGTTCCCGGTCGCCACCGCGGTCCCAGTCCAGGATGACCCCGCTTTTCTTCCCGACGTGGATATTGAGGGTGCCGACGAAACCGAACTCCCCCGCCAGGGCTCCGGCCATGATGGCCAGGCAGCTGAGGTGGACCAGGGTCGAACCCCAGCGGCCGGCCCGGCCGCGCACCGCCAGCACCTGTTCCCCTTGCTGCTCGGTGCGGTAGCCCATCCCCCTGAGTTCGCTCACCAGGGCTGCGAAAACGGTATCGCTCGGCAACGAGGAGCGTAAAGGCAGGGCAAACATCTGCTCGGAACCAAGGGTCTCCAACTGGCGGCGCCGATCTCCCAGGTTGCGCCGGATGGTCTTCAGGGTGCAGACCACCAGGTTCAGCGCCAGCAGGCCGAGCAACAGCCGGAACCAGGGCGTTTGATAGAAAACCTCGTAACGGTTGTCGGCCACCGGGCGAAGGGTGCCGGCGACCGAAACCAGGGCCAGTCCGAGAAGCAGGCCGAGGGTCAGGCGCAGGGAGCTGAAAAAGCGAATAAACATGTCTGGTCCAGCGGTTGATGGTCAATTGACGGAGGGGTCCCCCCCTTCCCCCTGGAGAGGGGCGGGGCGAGATGCCCATGGTCCGACTAGCGATGCAAATCCGGGGCCGAAACTTGCGTCATCGCGACCTCGGCGGCAAGAGCGGACAGCAGGGCCTCGGCATCGGCCTGCCGGGAGGGGGGATAGCTGATTTCGATCAGGGCCTCGCGGTTATCGAGAGTGCTCATGAAAGCCAGGCCGTCATAACTTTCGAGAATAAACCGCAGGTAAGCGATCTGGGATCGATCGATCCGGTAATGGCGCTTGGAAAACATCTGCTCCATGAAGACCTCCGCGGGCGGCCGGGGGCGGCTTTTCAATCCGGCGCATTCTGTTAGAATTTAAGCGATTTTTCTCCTCCACCCAGCCAAGCAGCCGGTGACCCCGGCGCCAGGAAGAGAGGCCGCTTATGATTGTCGCCGTCCCCAAGGAGATCAAAACCCGCGAATATCGCGTAGGCCTGACCCCCGCCGGAGTGCGTACCCTGGTCGAGGACGGGCACCGGGTGCTGGTCCAGGCCGGCGCCGGGCTCGGCAGCGGCATTCCCGACCAGGCCTACCAGGCAGCCGGGGCCGAGCTGCGGGAAGCGGCCAGGGAAATCTACGCCAGCGGGGAACTGATCGTCAAGGTCAAGGAACCGGCAGCGGCGGAATATGAACTGCTGCGTGGCGGCCAGCTGCTGTTCACCTACCTGCACCTGGCCCCGGCTCCCGAACTGACCCGGCTGCTGCTGGAGCGCGAGGTGGCGGGGATCGCCTACGAAACGGTGCAGCTCGACAGCGGTCATCTGCCGCTGCTGCACCCGATGAGCGAGGTGGCCGGACGCATGTCGGTCCAGGTGGGGGCCTACTATCTGCAGAAGGAGAACGGCGGCAAGGGGGTGCTGCTGGGCGGCGCTCCGGGAGTGCGGGCGGCCCGGGTGGTGATCCTCGGCGCCGGCACCGCCGGCGGCAACGCCATGCGCATCGCGGTGGGCATGGGTGCCGACGTCAGCGTGCTCGACATCGACCCGACCCGCCTCGCCTACTGGGACGAGCATTACGGCAACCGCATCCAGACCCTGATGTCCAACTCGCAGAACATCGAGGACGAGGTGTGCCGCGCCGACCTGCTGATCGGCGCGGTGCTGGTCGCCGGGGCGCGGGCGCCGATGCTGGTGAGCCGCGAACTGGTCGGGCGCATGGCGCCGGGGAGCGTGATCGTCGACATCGCCGTCGACCAGGGGGGCTGCGTGGAGACCATCCACCCCACCACCCACGACCACCCGGTGTTCATGGTGGACGAGGTGGTCCACTACGGGGTGGCCAACATGCCCGGCGCGGTCTCCAACACCAGCACCTTCGCCCTGACCAACTCCACCCTGCCCTACGTGCGCAGGATCGCCGGTTTCGGCCTGAGCCGCGCCGCCAAGGCCGACGAGGCGCTGCGCAAGGGGGTCAACACCTACAAGGGGACGCTCTGCAACGAGTTGGTGGCCCGGGCGCTGAACCTGGAGTATCACCCTTATGTGCCTTGATCAGCGGCGGGCAGCCGAGGGCGCAATATTTTGCGCCCTGCCCGTAACCGCTCCGACGGAGGTAAACGGGGGAGGCCTGCGTTAAATCCGACAGAAATTATCAATCAGATACCGTGCGATGCTCCTCTTGGGCGGCAGGGTCGGCAGCCTGTCCACGTCGAACCAGCGCGCGTCCTCCAGCTCCTTCTCCTCCACCACCACCTCGCCGTCAAGGTACTCGGCGGTGAACCCGGTCATCAGCTGACTGGGGAAGGGCCAGCTCTGGCTCCCCAGGTAACGCACGTTCTGCACCCGCACCCCGGTCTCCTCGCGCACCTCGCGCGCCACCGCCTCTTCCAGACATTCGCCGAAATCGACGAAACCGGCCACCAGGCTGTAGCGCCCCTCGGGCCATTCGGCCTTGCGGGTCAGCAGCACCTGGCCGGGGCGACGCACGATGACGATGACGCAGGGGTGAATGTGGGGGAAATGGCTGTAGCCGCACATGCGACACTTCCTGCCCCATTCGCCGGGGAGCGGATCGGTCGGTGCGCCGCATTTGGAGCAGAAGCCGCTGTTGGACTTCCAGTGCAGAATCTGCCCGGCGAGCCCGCCGAGGGAGAGCTGCTCGATGGCGAGCAGCGGCTGGGTGGCAAGCAGGTTATGGGCCTCCAGCCCCGCCGGCAACTCCTGCTGCCGGGAAAGCCGCAGGGCCCGGCAGGGGCGTCCCTGCCAGCTGCCGATGTAGACCGGCTCGCGGGTTTCGTCGACAAGCCCCGCCGGCAGCGGCCCCGCCGGCAGCTCCGGCGAACCGGCGACCGAGGTCATCAGCAGTTCGCTGCCACGCAGAAGCACCCAGGCCCCCTCGCCCCCGGGGTCCTCGGCCGAAGTCGCCATCTGCAAGGAGCCCTCGAGGCACTGGCGGTTGAAGGGGAGGTGCAGCGGCGAAGGGTAGTTCTCGGGCAAAGGAGACATGCGGAAACCTTTAGAAGATGGATTCGATGTTCAGGTCCCGCGGTCCACGGTCCACGGTCCACGGCCCCTAACTATAGCGGATCGCCCGGGCCGGGTCGAGCCTGGAAGCCTTCCAGGCGGGGTAAAGTCCCCCCAGAATCGCGGTGGCCAGGGTCAGCAGGTTGGCGGCCAGCAGATCGCCGGGGAGCAGGTGGGCGCGGATCACGTGGCCGGCGGCGAAGTACTGGTTGGCGCTGGTGAAGCGGGTCAGGTCGATGCCGTGGCTCCCCAGCCAGAGACAGGCGGCCACCCCGAAAAGGCTGCCGCACAGCGCGGCCACCAGCCCCAGGCAGAGCGATTCGGCGCAGATCAGCGCGACCACCCCGCCCGGGCGCATGCCGATGGCGCTGAGGATCCCCAGCTCGCGAAAGCGCTCGTAGATGATCATGGTCATGGTGTTGACGATCCCCAGGGCGACGATGGCGAAGACGATGAGGATCAGCACCTGCAGGGTGGCGTCGTTGAGCTCGATGAGCTGGACCAGGTCCGGGGACATCTGCCGCCAGTCCCGCACCTGAAAGCGCCCCTCGTCCAGCCGGGCGCGCAGCTCCCCGGCAAGGGCCGAGGCAGCCGCCGGTTCGGTGCGCACCGCCAGTTCGGTGACCAACTCTTCGGCCTGGAGAAATTCCTGGGCGGTACCCAACGGCAGGTAGACGTGGGTGCGATCGAAGGCGGCCAGGCTGGTACGATAGAGTCCGCCGACGGTGAAGCGTCGGGTGACGGGCCGGCCGAACAGCCCCTGGGCCATCAGCGTCACCTCTCCCCCCTCTTCGACGCCGAGGCTTCCGGCGAGCGCCGCACCGAGCAGGATCTCATCCCCCGCCGTGGGAAAACGGCCCGCCACCAACTTCTCGGCGATCAGCGTCACTTGGGGTTCAGTCGTGGGGTCGACCCCTGACAGCAGCACCGTGGAACTGTGGGCTCCGGCCAGCAGCATGGCCGGGGCCTTGATCCGCCGACTGTAGGGGGCCCGCGCTTGGCGCAGCAGCTCCTCGGCGGGTGCCGGGTCGGCCAGGGGGCGCAGGGCGGCCAGGTTCGGCTCGTAGCCGGCGGCGTGGATCTGTACGGTGCCCGACTCGAGGCGCACCGAGCCCTCGACCATCTCGCGGTGCAGGCCGACCTTGAGGGCCTGGAAAACGATCAGGCAGAACAGCCCGAAGCCGATGGTGGTAACGGTGATCAGCGAACGGCGCGGGTTGCGGCGCAGGTTGCGCAGCGCCATGCGCAGTTGCAGGGACGACAAAGGATTCATGGGTCCTCGGGCCTGCGGGCAGTGAAGAACGAGACCAGCCCGTGCACGTGATCGACCCGCTTTACCTCGACAAAACCGGCCTTCGCCATCAGCCCCGGCAGCAGGCCGCGCAGGTTGTCCTCCAGTTCCTTCTGCACCAGCAGCACCCGCCCCCCCCACCCCATCAGCCAGCCCCACCAGGTGGTGGGGCGGTCGATGTCGGCGGTGACCAGCCGGCCGCCGGGGCGCAGCACCCGGTACATCTCGGCAAAGGCCCTTATTTTCAGCTCGGTGTCGATGTGATGGGTGAACATGGAGTTGACCACCAGGTCAAAGCTGGCATCGGGGAAATCGAGAGCTTCAGCCACCCCGGCGGCAAAGTGTGCGGGCACCCCGGTCCGGCGGGCTTTGGCGGCGGCGATGGCGATCATCTTCGGCGCCGCATCGACTCCCACCGCCTCGCCGGGCGCCTCCAGGCGTCGGGCGATCTGCAGGGTCAGGGTGCCGGTGCCGCAGCCGACGTCGAGAATCCGGTCCGTCGGCGAGAAGGCCATGTGCTCCAGAGTCTTATCCCGAAAACGCCGCTCCCTGCCGAAGGAGAGCCCCTCGATGACCGGGTCGTAGAGCCATGCGACGTGGTTGAGGTCACGACCGCGGGTTTTCGGCACCTCAGGCGGCATGGCGCACGTCCAGGTTCTCGGTGAACCGGGCATCGGCGGGCAGCAGCCTGAGCAGGTGCCCGACGCCGCGCAGCCGGAACAGGTAACGGATCAGCTCCAGGGCGCGGGGGCGGGTCAGCCAGAAACCGGCTTCGTGCAGGCGGTCGAAGCCGTCGAGCGCCTCGCCGATGGCCCTCTGCATCACTCGCGAGGCCGACTCGGCAAAGGCCCTGTCGATGGGCGATTGGGCGCTGTTCTCACCCCTCAGTAGCTGGTCGAGGCGGCCGCGTTCGGCGGCACTCCCCTCGTGCTGCACCGAGGAGACCAGGTAGTTATGCCGGCGGTCGCGCAAATCGTCGTAGAAATCGGTCAGGTCGTCGATCACCTGCAGGG
This window encodes:
- a CDS encoding DUF362 domain-containing protein; translation: MSSKVHFADMRAGSRENLFEKLRRLVDAAGIMHVVGKADLTAVKVHFGEKGGHAYVRPVFLRHIVERVKELGGKPFLTDSNTLYPGERKEAVSALTCGIENGFAYAVAGAPLIMCDGLRGHSSRRVNPGGELLKSVDIGLEVLEADALIAVSHFKCHELTGFGGAIKNLGMGCSSREGKLEQHSTVAPKVAESYCTACAACLKACAHDAIRFVEGKARIDAESCVGCGRCITICEETAIKIQWNAEAPLVMRKMAEYAKGALYGKGGKGLFVNFITQVSPACDCYGHSDAAIVADIGILASSDPVALDQACADLVNQAQGLPGTALRSGLEPGGDKFRGVHPEIDWEVTLEHAEKIGLGSRSYELLRLEPKNSKGW
- a CDS encoding cytochrome c biogenesis protein ResB, which gives rise to MFIRFFSSLRLTLGLLLGLALVSVAGTLRPVADNRYEVFYQTPWFRLLLGLLALNLVVCTLKTIRRNLGDRRRQLETLGSEQMFALPLRSSLPSDTVFAALVSELRGMGYRTEQQGEQVLAVRGRAGRWGSTLVHLSCLAIMAGALAGEFGFVGTLNIHVGKKSGVILDWDRGGDRELGFEFRLDAFEPRYYPLELQFQVSSAQGDVLEEITTREGEVVPLPKPGFSAGVKQFEIAKRQLTLEILRSGVPWGVYRATPEGQSFDGPPGFDLVVVPTAFRDPVLRQTHSEVSILEGGQVVRQGVIEVNRPLVHRGVAIYQTAFDQDQFGFWYAGFQFSKDPGEPLVWCASILLMLGLALSFLLPYRVVGIRRVDDDLQLVGLGGFRGPSGSRMFARLEGRLRER
- a CDS encoding DUF4911 domain-containing protein, whose amino-acid sequence is MEQMFSKRHYRIDRSQIAYLRFILESYDGLAFMSTLDNREALIEISYPPSRQADAEALLSALAAEVAMTQVSAPDLHR
- the ald gene encoding alanine dehydrogenase; translation: MIVAVPKEIKTREYRVGLTPAGVRTLVEDGHRVLVQAGAGLGSGIPDQAYQAAGAELREAAREIYASGELIVKVKEPAAAEYELLRGGQLLFTYLHLAPAPELTRLLLEREVAGIAYETVQLDSGHLPLLHPMSEVAGRMSVQVGAYYLQKENGGKGVLLGGAPGVRAARVVILGAGTAGGNAMRIAVGMGADVSVLDIDPTRLAYWDEHYGNRIQTLMSNSQNIEDEVCRADLLIGAVLVAGARAPMLVSRELVGRMAPGSVIVDIAVDQGGCVETIHPTTHDHPVFMVDEVVHYGVANMPGAVSNTSTFALTNSTLPYVRRIAGFGLSRAAKADEALRKGVNTYKGTLCNELVARALNLEYHPYVP
- the nudC gene encoding NAD(+) diphosphatase, with protein sequence MSPLPENYPSPLHLPFNRQCLEGSLQMATSAEDPGGEGAWVLLRGSELLMTSVAGSPELPAGPLPAGLVDETREPVYIGSWQGRPCRALRLSRQQELPAGLEAHNLLATQPLLAIEQLSLGGLAGQILHWKSNSGFCSKCGAPTDPLPGEWGRKCRMCGYSHFPHIHPCVIVIVRRPGQVLLTRKAEWPEGRYSLVAGFVDFGECLEEAVAREVREETGVRVQNVRYLGSQSWPFPSQLMTGFTAEYLDGEVVVEEKELEDARWFDVDRLPTLPPKRSIARYLIDNFCRI
- a CDS encoding ABC transporter permease, whose product is MNPLSSLQLRMALRNLRRNPRRSLITVTTIGFGLFCLIVFQALKVGLHREMVEGSVRLESGTVQIHAAGYEPNLAALRPLADPAPAEELLRQARAPYSRRIKAPAMLLAGAHSSTVLLSGVDPTTEPQVTLIAEKLVAGRFPTAGDEILLGAALAGSLGVEEGGEVTLMAQGLFGRPVTRRFTVGGLYRTSLAAFDRTHVYLPLGTAQEFLQAEELVTELAVRTEPAAASALAGELRARLDEGRFQVRDWRQMSPDLVQLIELNDATLQVLILIVFAIVALGIVNTMTMIIYERFRELGILSAIGMRPGGVVALICAESLCLGLVAALCGSLFGVAACLWLGSHGIDLTRFTSANQYFAAGHVIRAHLLPGDLLAANLLTLATAILGGLYPAWKASRLDPARAIRYS
- a CDS encoding methyltransferase domain-containing protein codes for the protein MPPEVPKTRGRDLNHVAWLYDPVIEGLSFGRERRFRDKTLEHMAFSPTDRILDVGCGTGTLTLQIARRLEAPGEAVGVDAAPKMIAIAAAKARRTGVPAHFAAGVAEALDFPDASFDLVVNSMFTHHIDTELKIRAFAEMYRVLRPGGRLVTADIDRPTTWWGWLMGWGGRVLLVQKELEDNLRGLLPGLMAKAGFVEVKRVDHVHGLVSFFTARRPEDP